The Dreissena polymorpha isolate Duluth1 chromosome 10, UMN_Dpol_1.0, whole genome shotgun sequence genome includes a region encoding these proteins:
- the LOC127847794 gene encoding SCO-spondin-like isoform X2 yields MSKECLECFSCQNIADPDECRNTSQCSSGQSCSLQTSQAGSDLRFNMGVNTISYAVPSLLAHTVSLDAPFRPDSSPHVMNAAVQTAAMRTFVLIENKGESIFLDSTLRCANMCHIAASECTDDEKLDCAFMHSIFNVCADIHHAKITCPKFCGLCQLVDGNWAAWANWSSCSVTCEDGKQTRTRTCTNPQPSNGGLNCTGPASDTKLCTKQLCPVHGNWTEWSTWSGCSVTCDVGLRKRTRSCTNPKPDRSGDFCVGESSEYTVCLTDPCSTRNGGWSSWGSWQSCSVTCGGGLKLRSRTCTSPSPSAYGKACEGNFEAFAVCVNTPCYAVAFNAHGHNVLSNFVNAFPTVIFNEGNAYHASSGHFTAPVDGLYYFTAQFCCIPQQECGFFIEKSNASISSSTHLTATFEHHTTDVACTSASTSVKLNRNEHVWVLIQGTSSYLYDGYNGWNTFTGTLIQEL; encoded by the exons ATGAGCAAAG AATGCCTAGAGTGTTTCAGTTGTCAAAACATTGCTGACCCCGATGAGTGCAGAAATACTTCACAGTGTTCCAGTGGTCAA TCCTGCTCTTTACAAACATCCCAAGCTGGCTCCGACTTACGCTTCAACATGGGTGTCAATACAATCAG TTATGCAGTTCCCTCGCTGTTGGCCCACACAGTATCATTGGACGCTCCGTTCAGACCAGACAGCAGCCCACATGTCATGAATGCTGCAGTACAGACCGCTGCAATGAGAACCTTTGTGCTCATAGAAAAC AAAGGGGAAAGCATTTTTCTGGATTCAACTTTGAGATGTGCAAACATGTGCCATATTGCAGCTTCTGAGTGCACTGATGACGAAAAGCTCGACTGTGCTTTCATGCACTCAATTTTTAATGTCTGCGCAGATATTCATCACGCCAAAATCACGTGTCCAAAGTTCTGTGGCCTGTGTCAGCTCG TTGATGGCAACTGGGCGGCATGGGCCAATTGGTCTAGCTGCAGTGTGACGTGTGAAGACGGAAAGCAGACCCGAACACGTACTTGCACAAACCCGCAGCCTAGCAATGGGGGCCTTAACTGCACTGGGCCAGCTAGTGACACGAAATTGTGTACCAAGCAACTGTGTCCAG TCCATGGCAACTGGACGGAGTGGTCGACGTGGTCCGGTTGTTCTGTTACGTGCGATGTCGGGCTTAGGAAAAGAACCAGATCTTGCACCAATCCTAAGCCAGACCGGTCTGGCGACTTTTGCGTCGGTGAATCAAGCGAATACACAGTTTGCCTTACAGACCCATGCAGCACAAGAA ATGGCGGCTGGTCCAGTTGGGGTTCGTGGCAGAGCTGTTCAGTCACATGTGGAGGGGGACTTAAGCTAAGGAGCAGGACCTGTACCAGCCCGAGTCCTTCAGCCTACGGCAAAGCTTGTGAGGGAAACTTTGAGGCGTTCGCTGTGTGCGTTAATACACCCT GTTATGCTGTAGCCTTTAACGCTCACGGACACAACGTGTTGTCAAATTTTGTAAATGCATTTCCAACTGTGATCTTCAACGAAGGGAATGCGTACCATGCCAGCTCTGGACATTTCACAGCTCCTGTGGACGGTTTGTATTACTTTACTGCGCAATTCTGCTGTATCCCTCAACAAGAGTGTGGTTTCTTCATCGAAAAGTCGAATGCCAGTATTAGCAGCAGTACCCATCTGACGGCTACCTTTGAACATCACACTACAGATGTTGCATGTACATCGGCCTCTACTTCTGTTAAGCTGAATAGAAACGAGCACGTCTGGGTGCTTATCCAGGGCACCTCATCATATTTGTATGACGGTTATAATGGTTGGAACACATTTACTGGAACTCTGATCCAAGAGCTctaa
- the LOC127847794 gene encoding SCO-spondin-like isoform X1 has product MSKGVWIPLAALCMFRVSECLECFSCQNIADPDECRNTSQCSSGQSCSLQTSQAGSDLRFNMGVNTISYAVPSLLAHTVSLDAPFRPDSSPHVMNAAVQTAAMRTFVLIENKGESIFLDSTLRCANMCHIAASECTDDEKLDCAFMHSIFNVCADIHHAKITCPKFCGLCQLVDGNWAAWANWSSCSVTCEDGKQTRTRTCTNPQPSNGGLNCTGPASDTKLCTKQLCPVHGNWTEWSTWSGCSVTCDVGLRKRTRSCTNPKPDRSGDFCVGESSEYTVCLTDPCSTRNGGWSSWGSWQSCSVTCGGGLKLRSRTCTSPSPSAYGKACEGNFEAFAVCVNTPCYAVAFNAHGHNVLSNFVNAFPTVIFNEGNAYHASSGHFTAPVDGLYYFTAQFCCIPQQECGFFIEKSNASISSSTHLTATFEHHTTDVACTSASTSVKLNRNEHVWVLIQGTSSYLYDGYNGWNTFTGTLIQEL; this is encoded by the exons ATGAGCAAAG GAGTTTGGATTCCACTGGCAGCTCTGTGCATGTTTAGAGTGTCAG AATGCCTAGAGTGTTTCAGTTGTCAAAACATTGCTGACCCCGATGAGTGCAGAAATACTTCACAGTGTTCCAGTGGTCAA TCCTGCTCTTTACAAACATCCCAAGCTGGCTCCGACTTACGCTTCAACATGGGTGTCAATACAATCAG TTATGCAGTTCCCTCGCTGTTGGCCCACACAGTATCATTGGACGCTCCGTTCAGACCAGACAGCAGCCCACATGTCATGAATGCTGCAGTACAGACCGCTGCAATGAGAACCTTTGTGCTCATAGAAAAC AAAGGGGAAAGCATTTTTCTGGATTCAACTTTGAGATGTGCAAACATGTGCCATATTGCAGCTTCTGAGTGCACTGATGACGAAAAGCTCGACTGTGCTTTCATGCACTCAATTTTTAATGTCTGCGCAGATATTCATCACGCCAAAATCACGTGTCCAAAGTTCTGTGGCCTGTGTCAGCTCG TTGATGGCAACTGGGCGGCATGGGCCAATTGGTCTAGCTGCAGTGTGACGTGTGAAGACGGAAAGCAGACCCGAACACGTACTTGCACAAACCCGCAGCCTAGCAATGGGGGCCTTAACTGCACTGGGCCAGCTAGTGACACGAAATTGTGTACCAAGCAACTGTGTCCAG TCCATGGCAACTGGACGGAGTGGTCGACGTGGTCCGGTTGTTCTGTTACGTGCGATGTCGGGCTTAGGAAAAGAACCAGATCTTGCACCAATCCTAAGCCAGACCGGTCTGGCGACTTTTGCGTCGGTGAATCAAGCGAATACACAGTTTGCCTTACAGACCCATGCAGCACAAGAA ATGGCGGCTGGTCCAGTTGGGGTTCGTGGCAGAGCTGTTCAGTCACATGTGGAGGGGGACTTAAGCTAAGGAGCAGGACCTGTACCAGCCCGAGTCCTTCAGCCTACGGCAAAGCTTGTGAGGGAAACTTTGAGGCGTTCGCTGTGTGCGTTAATACACCCT GTTATGCTGTAGCCTTTAACGCTCACGGACACAACGTGTTGTCAAATTTTGTAAATGCATTTCCAACTGTGATCTTCAACGAAGGGAATGCGTACCATGCCAGCTCTGGACATTTCACAGCTCCTGTGGACGGTTTGTATTACTTTACTGCGCAATTCTGCTGTATCCCTCAACAAGAGTGTGGTTTCTTCATCGAAAAGTCGAATGCCAGTATTAGCAGCAGTACCCATCTGACGGCTACCTTTGAACATCACACTACAGATGTTGCATGTACATCGGCCTCTACTTCTGTTAAGCTGAATAGAAACGAGCACGTCTGGGTGCTTATCCAGGGCACCTCATCATATTTGTATGACGGTTATAATGGTTGGAACACATTTACTGGAACTCTGATCCAAGAGCTctaa
- the LOC127847794 gene encoding uncharacterized protein LOC127847794 isoform X3, translated as MSKGVWIPLAALCMFRVSECLECFSCQNIADPDECRNTSQCSSGQSCSLQTSQAGSDLRFNMGVNTISYAVPSLLAHTVSLDAPFRPDSSPHVMNAAVQTAAMRTFVLIENKGESIFLDSTLRCANMCHIAASECTDDEKLDCAFMHSIFNVCADIHHAKITCPKFCGLCQLVDGNWAAWANWSSCSVTCEDGKQTRTRTCTNPQPSNGGLNCTGPASDTKLCTKQLCPDGGWSSWGSWQSCSVTCGGGLKLRSRTCTSPSPSAYGKACEGNFEAFAVCVNTPCYAVAFNAHGHNVLSNFVNAFPTVIFNEGNAYHASSGHFTAPVDGLYYFTAQFCCIPQQECGFFIEKSNASISSSTHLTATFEHHTTDVACTSASTSVKLNRNEHVWVLIQGTSSYLYDGYNGWNTFTGTLIQEL; from the exons ATGAGCAAAG GAGTTTGGATTCCACTGGCAGCTCTGTGCATGTTTAGAGTGTCAG AATGCCTAGAGTGTTTCAGTTGTCAAAACATTGCTGACCCCGATGAGTGCAGAAATACTTCACAGTGTTCCAGTGGTCAA TCCTGCTCTTTACAAACATCCCAAGCTGGCTCCGACTTACGCTTCAACATGGGTGTCAATACAATCAG TTATGCAGTTCCCTCGCTGTTGGCCCACACAGTATCATTGGACGCTCCGTTCAGACCAGACAGCAGCCCACATGTCATGAATGCTGCAGTACAGACCGCTGCAATGAGAACCTTTGTGCTCATAGAAAAC AAAGGGGAAAGCATTTTTCTGGATTCAACTTTGAGATGTGCAAACATGTGCCATATTGCAGCTTCTGAGTGCACTGATGACGAAAAGCTCGACTGTGCTTTCATGCACTCAATTTTTAATGTCTGCGCAGATATTCATCACGCCAAAATCACGTGTCCAAAGTTCTGTGGCCTGTGTCAGCTCG TTGATGGCAACTGGGCGGCATGGGCCAATTGGTCTAGCTGCAGTGTGACGTGTGAAGACGGAAAGCAGACCCGAACACGTACTTGCACAAACCCGCAGCCTAGCAATGGGGGCCTTAACTGCACTGGGCCAGCTAGTGACACGAAATTGTGTACCAAGCAACTGTGTCCAG ATGGCGGCTGGTCCAGTTGGGGTTCGTGGCAGAGCTGTTCAGTCACATGTGGAGGGGGACTTAAGCTAAGGAGCAGGACCTGTACCAGCCCGAGTCCTTCAGCCTACGGCAAAGCTTGTGAGGGAAACTTTGAGGCGTTCGCTGTGTGCGTTAATACACCCT GTTATGCTGTAGCCTTTAACGCTCACGGACACAACGTGTTGTCAAATTTTGTAAATGCATTTCCAACTGTGATCTTCAACGAAGGGAATGCGTACCATGCCAGCTCTGGACATTTCACAGCTCCTGTGGACGGTTTGTATTACTTTACTGCGCAATTCTGCTGTATCCCTCAACAAGAGTGTGGTTTCTTCATCGAAAAGTCGAATGCCAGTATTAGCAGCAGTACCCATCTGACGGCTACCTTTGAACATCACACTACAGATGTTGCATGTACATCGGCCTCTACTTCTGTTAAGCTGAATAGAAACGAGCACGTCTGGGTGCTTATCCAGGGCACCTCATCATATTTGTATGACGGTTATAATGGTTGGAACACATTTACTGGAACTCTGATCCAAGAGCTctaa